A region of Methanocorpusculum labreanum Z DNA encodes the following proteins:
- a CDS encoding UPF0254 family protein, protein MPTISTAECFTHGKVANELHAFARGYPHEYLFSIDRKKVDISVVAGMFIPTLTGVRTLLHFEPLEPRLVIDTVKVYEQDQDCIMACRMAEAVMRVTGADIGIGTTAGIGKGAVAIASQDKIYSKVTRIDADFRTSDAKKLMQREKSGVFTALRLFEEFLLEGEFPDSYNKYI, encoded by the coding sequence ATGCCGACGATATCGACTGCCGAATGCTTTACCCACGGAAAAGTTGCAAATGAGCTCCATGCATTTGCCCGCGGGTATCCGCATGAATATCTCTTTTCTATAGATAGGAAAAAAGTTGATATTTCCGTTGTGGCCGGGATGTTTATTCCAACACTTACAGGTGTCAGAACTCTTCTGCATTTTGAGCCGCTGGAACCGCGGTTGGTTATAGACACGGTGAAAGTTTATGAACAGGATCAGGATTGTATTATGGCATGCCGGATGGCGGAGGCCGTTATGCGGGTGACCGGGGCAGATATTGGTATAGGAACTACTGCAGGCATCGGGAAAGGCGCAGTGGCAATAGCCTCTCAGGATAAAATCTATTCCAAAGTCACAAGAATTGATGCAGATTTCAGGACTTCAGATGCAAAAAAACTGATGCAGCGTGAAAAGTCAGGTGTTTTTACTGCACTGCGTTTGTTTGAGGAATTTTTGTTGGAGGGGGAGTTCCCCGATAGTTATAATAAATACATATAA